From the Streptomyces sp. Tu 2975 genome, one window contains:
- a CDS encoding zf-TFIIB domain-containing protein has translation MQCPKCHAAMHTYNRNGVQIEQCSGCRGIFLDYGELESLTRLESQWTQQAPPVPPAPHAPQAYPAAPPAPAWGAPHHGGHHGHHRQRSFGRMLFSS, from the coding sequence ATGCAGTGTCCCAAGTGCCATGCAGCGATGCACACGTACAACCGCAATGGTGTTCAGATCGAGCAGTGCAGCGGCTGCCGGGGCATATTTCTCGACTACGGCGAGCTGGAGTCGCTGACCCGGCTGGAGTCGCAGTGGACCCAGCAGGCCCCGCCCGTGCCGCCGGCCCCGCACGCCCCGCAGGCCTACCCGGCCGCGCCCCCGGCTCCGGCGTGGGGCGCGCCGCACCATGGTGGTCACCACGGGCATCACCGTCAGCGGAGCTTCGGCCGGATGCTGTTCTCTTCCTGA